A window of Bos taurus isolate L1 Dominette 01449 registration number 42190680 breed Hereford chromosome 19, ARS-UCD2.0, whole genome shotgun sequence contains these coding sequences:
- the CD300C gene encoding CMRF35-like molecule 6, producing MDLHPGLPRPRLTRWSWTRLCFTGCLSLSGPRSVTGIVGGSMSVECQYQEAFVDDIKYWCKHPCVSPWKIVETRESEREVRRGRVSIRDRPASLTFTVTLESLREEDAGTYGCGIYVPLSRDPTFQVEVSVIPVSMTTTSPKRSTSTPESPTTWAVPTWSAVSGQEAPDPSQAHR from the exons ATGGACCTGCATCCAGGGCTCCCCAGACCCAGACTCACTCGATGGAGCTGGACTCGGTTGTGTTTTACAGGCTGTTTGTCCCTGAGTGGCCCCCGAAGCGTGACAGGCATCGTGGGGGGATCCATGAGCGTGGAGTGTCAGTACCAGGAAGCATTCGTGGACGACATCAAATACTGGTGCAAACACCCGTGTGTGTCACCGTGGAAGATTGTGGAGAccagagagtcagagagagaagtgAGGAGGGGCCGCGTGTCCATCAGAGACCGTCCTGCAAGCCTCACCTTCACAGTGACCTTGGAGAGCCTCAGAGAGGAGGATGCGGGAACGTACGGATGTGGGATCTATGTGCCACTTTCACGTGACCCCACCTTCCAGGTGGAGGTGTCTGTGATCCCAG TCTCTATGACAACCACCAGCCCCAAGAGGTCCACAAGCACCCCGGAGTCTCCCACTACCTGGGCAGTGCCCACCTGGAGCGCCGTGTCCGGGCAGGAGGCCCCTGACCCCAGCCAAGCGCATCGGTAA
- the LOC526163 gene encoding CMRF35-like molecule 6 — MTPRGRAGWLPSALLLLQLPGCLSLSGPRRVTGIVGRSLSVECQYQEEFINNTKYWCKPPCVLSWRMVETTESEREVRRGRVSIRDHPASLTFTVTLENLREEDAGTYWCGIDVLSTFDPIFEVEVSVITAPATASGPERPTGSPGAPTTLSVPTWSTASAQETPDPGQPPRPPLGSAHFLLLVFLKVPLLLGMRGAALWVHRPRRS; from the exons ATGACCCCGAGGGGCAGGGCCGGGTGGCTGCcttcagctctgctgctgctccagCTCCCAG GCTGTTTGTCCCTGAGCGGCCCCCGCAGAGTGACGGGCATCGTGGGGAGATCCCTGAGCGTGGAGTGTCAGTACCAGGAGGAATTCATAAACAATACCAAATACTGGTGCAAACCCCCATGTGTGTTATCGTGGAGGATGGTGGAGACcacagagtcagagagagaagtgAGGAGGGGCCGCGTGTCCATCAGAGACCATCCTGCAAGCCTCACCTTCACAGTGACCTTGGAGAACCTCAGAGAGGAGGATGCGGGAACGTACTGGTGTGGGATCGATGTGTTATCTACATTTGACCCCATCTTCGAGGTGGAGGTGTCTGTGATCACAG CCCCTGCTACAGCCAGCGGCCCCGAGAGGCCCACGGGCTCCCCAGGCGCTCCCACGACCCTGTCAGTGCCCACCTGGAGCACCGCATCTGCTCAGGAGACCCCCGATCCCGGCCAACCTCCTCG GCCCCCGCTGGGCAGCGCCCACTTCCTGCTGCTGGTCTTCCTGAAGGTGCCCCTGCTCCTGGGCATGCGCGGTGCTGCCCTCTGGGTCCACAGGCCCAGGAGAAGCTGA